The sequence AAGCCTACTATTCGTCCGTTGCCACGCCTTAGCGAGGTAACTACTCCTACGACAATCAGTGCCAGTTCTCCAGCACGGAATAGAATTGCCGAAGATGCTCTCATGGAAGAACTGACAATGCTCTGTGAAGGGGCGGATGAGATCTAAGGACAAGCAACTTTAGCAAGGAAGTCGGAATCGCATATAGTTAAACGGCTATCCACGAACAAAAAAGGCAGTTTCCCGGAAGCTGCCTTTCCTTTAACTTCAGTATTCCCCAATATAGAGTTATAGTTGAAAAAAGCCATCGTTGGTGCACGATGGCCGTAAAAACCGGTTCAGTTGGGCGACGACAGCTAATGTTTGGATGTTAATTGTCCCAGAAATTATCTGCCGGGTAAACTTTGGGCGGCGGATTTCCAATAAGTCCAATAGACAGATTAGTCCGAATGCCGGCGACACTCCCTCGTTTGGTTTTAGGGATGTTCACGGCCACCAGCAGAGCCAAATCCTGGACGAGCATGTCTGGTTTGTGGGCAGTCTCGGGCAAGTTATCAGCCGCAATGTCGATCCATTGGGGACCCGACCCGGATAAGCAAGATTCGCATTTGATCTCTGCGTATTTCTTGATTTCTGCGGGGAGATATTCTCGTAGTCGGGCTTCGATTGTTGTAACTGCAATCGGAGACAACCCTTGCGGCAATCCGCTAACAGTGATAGTTAGCATCTTTTTTCCTCCGTGTATTCCGTATGTGTAATGTGCAAATTTGAGTCCGAAAGACTCACTGCAGATATATTAGCATAACACTTTAAATATTATTGTCCTAACCCCATCTCTAAACAGCGATAGTCAATAAGATAATTAGCTCCCAGAGTAGTAAATTATTGCTAAGAGCTAATTATCCATGTACAATAAAGTTAGACAATTCTAATCGCTCCTTACCATATCTCAACTTACAACCATAAGGAGGTTGTTATGGACACAGCAACAGTAACGTTGCAAACCGGGGTCGAAGTAGCGCCCAATCTGGTCGCAGAAATAACTCAAAATCTCGCATCCTTGTTGAAAAAAGATCCCCGGGGGCGATCGCTCATCTGCAATTTAGTGATGAGGTGTAAAGACCCCACTCATCCCATTTTTCGAGAAGATGAAGATAAGTTAAAAGATCTTTCTCTACTCCAGAGGGATGGATCTGTCTGTGACCCCGCCAAAGAAATTATTCTGGCCTCAGTTGAGGGGAAAGGTGATGAAACAAAACTTGTTCCACCTGTCCTTATTTCATAGCCTCGGTTATCCCAGCTTATCTGCCTTAGCAAGCCCTGTATATTCAGGGCTTTTTTATAAAAGACAGTAATTGATATTATTTTTCTGACAAACCATCTATAGTTTGGTATAATAAAACTGTTATTATTAATTTATTCGGGGGTTTTGCATGAAGATTGTTAATTGGATTGCTGCTATCCTGGTCATCGTGGGAGCGCTCAACTGGGGTTTCGTCGGTTTGCTTAATTGGAACCTCGTGACGACTTTGTTCGGCGAAGCGACCACTCTGACCACCGTGATCTACGACCTGATCGGCTTGGCGGCTATTTACGCCTTGTTCTGGATGCTGCCGAAAATGGTCAAGTAAACAGCGTTTCTCAAGTTGATTTTTTGTTTCAGCCAAAGTGTGATAACCTTTGGCTGAAACTATATTAAAAAGGGAATTTAAAGAAAAAATATGTCAGAATATTATCGCGGCAAACGCACTCGCGGCCTGTTCGATCCAGAATCGACCGAGCCGTTCAAAATCAGTCGATCCAAGATCGATCTGTTCTGTAATTGCCCCCGCTGTTTTTATATTGATGTGCGCTTAGGCATTGCCCAGCCGCCGGGATATCCGTTTAGTCTGAACTCAGCCGTAGACCATCTCTTGAAAAAAGAATTTGATATTCATCGGGCCGCCGGCAGTTGTCATCCTTTGATGGAGCATTACGGAGTCGATGCCATCCCGTTTGCCCATGCCGATCTAGATACTTGGCGCAATGCCAGAAGCGGTATTCAGTATTTAGATCCCGCCACTAACTTGCTGATTTATGGAGGGATTGACGATGCTTGGATCAAACCTCAGGGCGATCTGATCATTGTGGATTATAAAGCGACCAGCAAGGACAAGGAAGTTGATTTGGATGCAGAATGGCAGAAAGGTTACAAACGGCAAATGGAAATTTATCAGTGGCTTTTCCGCCAGAATGGTTTTCCGGTGGCGCCGGAGGGATATTTTGTTTATTGCAATGGTAAGCGGGACAGGGTTGCTTTTGATAGCAAATTAGAATTCGATATTAAGTTAATTCCTTATGCCGGTAGCACGGATTGGATCGCCCCCACGCTCTTAAAAATCAAAGATTGTTTACTGTCAGATAAAATTCCCCCCGCCGGGCCCGAGTGCGATTTCTGCACCTACCGCGCTGCTATCCAATCCCTGAAAAAGATTTAATTCTACTGTGATAAAATAATTACAGAGAGGGTTACTTACTTAAGTAAGTATTTAGGTAAGTACCAAGATAAGTACCTAAGTAAGTAATTCTTTATGTCACAAATCAAATCCAACCAGAATAATGTGCGTAAATTGACCAGAATCGCACGCTCCAGTATCGGATTGACTTTACCGATTGATCTGGTGCGCAAATTGGGTTGGCAAGAACATCAAAAAGTCGTGGTCAATGCTTCTGGCCGGCATCTGATCATCAAAGATTGGAGGAAATAATCATGATTATGACGAAAAAACTAATCCTATTATTACTAGGATTGTTGCTTATTGGTGGCTGTGCTCTAGGGACTAAATTGCCCCAATTTACTCTGGCCGACAATCAGAAAAATTATGATTTTCCGATCGATCAGCAATTTCAAATTACTTTGCCGTCTAACCAATCAACCGGATATCAATGGCAAGTAGATGACCTAACCGCTGGCGTCTTAGAGCAAGTCAGTAATGAATATAGGGTAGTTGAGAACGGAAAAAATGTTGTCGGGGCTGGGGGAGAGGAAATCTGGACCTTCCGGGTGTTAAAAGTCGAGCGATCGCATATTGTGATGAAGTATCTGAAGCCGTGGGACAAATTAGATGTGGCTAATAATTTTTTGGTGACTATTAACGGCAATCCGGGCGATGACGGGTTAGTGACTTATTTGGGTAAAATTACAGCCAATGCAGTTGGCGCTCAATTTGATGATTGTTTTGCGGCAGACAATGGTGATAAATTCGGCATCACACCGCTGACACAGAATAAGATTGAAGATCCCGGCGTTAAGGCCAAAATTGCTGAATTCATCGACAAAGATGTCTTGGTAGAGATCAGAGGTAAGTTGACGGATCCCGCGATTGATTGCAACGGCAAACAATTCATCGTCCACGAAATCCAAGCGAAATAAGCAAAACCCCCGTGAAGGGGGTTTCATAGCGGAGGAACCTGTTTGCAGTGCTCAATGCTGCCGCTGTTATAAGTCTCCAAGTAAAAATGTAGCTCGGGAGACTTATAAAAAGGACGAAACACTGATGCGCATCCCGCCACTTTTATGACAGGGCTGCTGTTACGAAGCGGAGAATGATTAATGCCTACACATATAGGCATAAACCATCCTGGAGGGTATGGCAACCCTGATAACACATTCTTCGCTAATTGGCGAGTTTGCTTGGTTAACTGATTGTCATCTGGCCGATCAGCAGATTGGTAATAGACTCCCCAAAGAGTGCTATAAGGTTCATAATAAGCCGGATGGAGATTCTTCAAGTCATATAGAATCCACTTATCCAGCTTAATATTCTGAATTAGGGTAAATATGTTACCCATTCTCTTCAAGTCCATGCGAGAACTAATCCGGATAGTAATATAGTAATCCGTTGTGACTAAGCGTTGAGTTGTCAATATTTCACCTCCCAGATGCGGTATTGATCGAGGACTCGCACATCTTAAGATAATATACTTATGGCTCGACAGTCAAATAGTCAATCAATCTTTGAAGCCTAGTAAGGAGTTTTTGGTACAATAGGAGAGTGAAAAATGCTAGTCCCAAACATTATTTTATGGTAGGAATAGGAGGTATCGGCATGCAAGCGCTGACGGACGTGCTTTTAGGGTTAGGACATAAAATTACCGGCAGTGACATTCAGGATTTTCCCGGCCGGGAGAGATTAGAGAAAAAAGGCGCCCAAGTTATTATTGGTGCTCAGATAGCGGCCAATATCCCACTCGATATTGACGGTTTAATCTATACTTCGGCGGCTGTGCGCGGCCAGCAAAAGCATCCCGAGATCGAAATAGCTAAGACCAAAGGTTTGCCGGTTTGGAAGCGTTCGGAATTTATCGGCGAACTCATGCAGGATAAAATTGGGATTACCGTTTCGGGCACTCATGGTAAAACTACTACTTCGACCATGATCGCTTTGATGCTGCAAGAAGGCGGCTTAGACCCCTCGGCGTTAATTGGAGCAGAAGTACGGAGTCTATCGGGCTGCGGAATTCTGGGCACTAGCGAATACATAGTAGTAGAAGCCTGCGAATATGACAGAGCATTTTTGGATATGAAACCCAAAATCGCAGTTCTCACCAATATCGATGCCGATCATTTGGATTATTATCAGGATATTAATGAGATCAAAGCTGCTTTTGCGCAATTTCTCCAATTAGTTCCTGAAGATGGCTTGATTGTAGTTTGCGGGGATGATCCTAATATTTTAGACATTTTGTCTCAAGCTAAAGCCAAAGTTATCAAATTCGGATTTGGTCCCAATAATGATTGGACAGCGAAAAATGTGGTTTATCGGGACAGAAAAATGGAGTTTGAGGTGGACGGGATTAAAACTTTTCTGAATTTCCCTGGCAAACATTTGGTTTTAGATGCATTAGCGGCAGTAATTGTCGCGAAACATTTGGGGGTGAGCGACCCGGCGATTAAAACGGTTTTAGAAAATAAATTCCATGGCGCTGCCCGCCGATTTGAAATATTAGGCGAAACCAAAGGAGTCACCTTTGTCGACGATTACGGGCACCATCCTACGGAAATTGCCGTCACCTTAGCTGCCGCCAGAGAATATTTTAAGACTAAAAAGATTTATGTGGTATTTCAACCCCATCAGTATAGTCGGACTCGCTTGTTGCTCTCGGATTTTGCCAAGAGTTTTGGCTCAGCGGATGAACTTTTATTAGCCCCAATTTTAGCCGTGCGCGATAGCGCAGAAGATTTAAAATCGGTGAGTACAGAAAGGCTGGCCCGCGAGATCAATCAGGTAAGTCACAACGCTACTGCTTATGCTGATTTTCCCGAGATCAGTGCTTATCTAAAAGATAAGCTGCAGCCGGGGGATGTAGTGATTTCTTTGGGGGCAGGGAAAAATAGCGACTGGGTTCGGGAATTTATTTCCCAGTATCTAACATTGGAGTAGCTATGAAACGGGGGTTTGCTTTCGAAAAGTTATTTAAGAAAATGGTAGCGAATACCAGGACATCATTGCGACCGACAGTCAGTTTTTATACAACTAAGCCGTCTTTGGTTCAGCCGGGCAAGCATCGGCTGAAAAAATTAGCCTGGCAGCCGAAATTATCACATCGGCCATTGCAAGCCGTAGCCACACCCCTGATTCGGACTTGTCTGGGTGTAATTTTGATTTTACTGATCTACTTTTTATTCGGTTCCCGTTTTTTTATTTTAGAAAACTTGGTTATCCAAGGCAATCGCTTGGTGGATGCAGCCATTATCGAAAAAACGGTTTTTCCTAACGGTTTTCATAAAACAAATGCTTTACTGTTTAATGAAGCCAAAGCCAATGCGCAAGTAATGACGCTGGCGCAAGTCAAAGCGGTAAATTTTCAGAAACAGATTTTTCAACATCAGCTGCTGATCAATATCGAAGAGCACGAAACTTCTCTGATCTGGCAAACTAACGGAGAAAAGTTTTTGGTCAATCGGGCCGGAGTGGTTTATGACATAGCTCCGCCCGAAAGTCCTCTGATAGTAGTAGAAGACCTGAAAAACGTACCGGTGAATTTAAAACAGCAGATTTTGACCACCGATTTTATTGAATTTGTTAATTTTGTGGCAGCTAATTTGTCGCGTAAGACTAAAGTGAATGTGCGCCAGATGATTGTTCCGGAAACCACTTTCGAATTAGAGGTAGTCACTAACGAAGGGTGGAAAATTATCTTTGATACCACTAAAAGTCCTGACACCCAGCTCAATAATTTAGCTAAAATTTTGCAAGGCGGCGCCCAACCCCGCCAATATGTCGACCTTCGTATTCTCGATCGC is a genomic window of Patescibacteria group bacterium containing:
- a CDS encoding DUF378 domain-containing protein, yielding MKIVNWIAAILVIVGALNWGFVGLLNWNLVTTLFGEATTLTTVIYDLIGLAAIYALFWMLPKMVK
- a CDS encoding PD-(D/E)XK nuclease family protein, which translates into the protein MSEYYRGKRTRGLFDPESTEPFKISRSKIDLFCNCPRCFYIDVRLGIAQPPGYPFSLNSAVDHLLKKEFDIHRAAGSCHPLMEHYGVDAIPFAHADLDTWRNARSGIQYLDPATNLLIYGGIDDAWIKPQGDLIIVDYKATSKDKEVDLDAEWQKGYKRQMEIYQWLFRQNGFPVAPEGYFVYCNGKRDRVAFDSKLEFDIKLIPYAGSTDWIAPTLLKIKDCLLSDKIPPAGPECDFCTYRAAIQSLKKI
- a CDS encoding protease inhibitor I42 family protein; its protein translation is MTKKLILLLLGLLLIGGCALGTKLPQFTLADNQKNYDFPIDQQFQITLPSNQSTGYQWQVDDLTAGVLEQVSNEYRVVENGKNVVGAGGEEIWTFRVLKVERSHIVMKYLKPWDKLDVANNFLVTINGNPGDDGLVTYLGKITANAVGAQFDDCFAADNGDKFGITPLTQNKIEDPGVKAKIAEFIDKDVLVEIRGKLTDPAIDCNGKQFIVHEIQAK
- the murC gene encoding UDP-N-acetylmuramate--L-alanine ligase produces the protein MVGIGGIGMQALTDVLLGLGHKITGSDIQDFPGRERLEKKGAQVIIGAQIAANIPLDIDGLIYTSAAVRGQQKHPEIEIAKTKGLPVWKRSEFIGELMQDKIGITVSGTHGKTTTSTMIALMLQEGGLDPSALIGAEVRSLSGCGILGTSEYIVVEACEYDRAFLDMKPKIAVLTNIDADHLDYYQDINEIKAAFAQFLQLVPEDGLIVVCGDDPNILDILSQAKAKVIKFGFGPNNDWTAKNVVYRDRKMEFEVDGIKTFLNFPGKHLVLDALAAVIVAKHLGVSDPAIKTVLENKFHGAARRFEILGETKGVTFVDDYGHHPTEIAVTLAAAREYFKTKKIYVVFQPHQYSRTRLLLSDFAKSFGSADELLLAPILAVRDSAEDLKSVSTERLAREINQVSHNATAYADFPEISAYLKDKLQPGDVVISLGAGKNSDWVREFISQYLTLE
- a CDS encoding FtsQ-type POTRA domain-containing protein; translation: MKRGFAFEKLFKKMVANTRTSLRPTVSFYTTKPSLVQPGKHRLKKLAWQPKLSHRPLQAVATPLIRTCLGVILILLIYFLFGSRFFILENLVIQGNRLVDAAIIEKTVFPNGFHKTNALLFNEAKANAQVMTLAQVKAVNFQKQIFQHQLLINIEEHETSLIWQTNGEKFLVNRAGVVYDIAPPESPLIVVEDLKNVPVNLKQQILTTDFIEFVNFVAANLSRKTKVNVRQMIVPETTFELEVVTNEGWKIIFDTTKSPDTQLNNLAKILQGGAQPRQYVDLRILDRVYYK